A section of the Maylandia zebra isolate NMK-2024a linkage group LG8, Mzebra_GT3a, whole genome shotgun sequence genome encodes:
- the dcakd gene encoding dephospho-CoA kinase domain-containing protein has product MYLVGLTGGIASGKSTVSSMLRELGCPIIDADVVARKVVEQRTRAYSCIVHHFGPGILLENGDIDRQKLGQIIFASEEKRKLLNSITHPEIHKAMLKEILFYFLRGYRYVVLDVPLLFETRRLTRFLNHTVVVYCDPATQLSRLMQRDGLTQEQAEQRVAAQMPLNEKRGLANHVIENSGGREDTHRQVLRLHTKLEDSMDFLLVRVIAIVATAGLGGLLLYAAKILLS; this is encoded by the exons ATGTACCTGGTGGGACTGACAGGAGGCATTGCCTCTGGGAAAAGCACAGTGTCTTCAATGCTGCGGGAGCTTGGATGCCCCATTATTGATGCCGATGTCGTGGCCAGGAAAG TTGTTGAGCAGCGCACACGTGCCTATTCCTGCATCGTGCACCACTTTGGGCCAGGGATCCTGCTCGAGAACGGCGACATCGACAGGCAGAAGCTGGGCCAAATCATCTTCGCCAGCGAGGAGAAGAGGAAGCTGCTAAACTCCATCACCCACCCAGAGATTCATAAAGCAATGCTCAAAGAGATCCTCTTCTACTTTCTCAGAG GGTACCGCTACGTGGTTCTGGATGTGCCGCTTCTCTTTGAAACCAGACGGCTCACTCGGTTTCTGAACCACACTGTTGTAGTTTACTG TGACCCTGCCACTCAGCTTTCGCGCTTGATGCAGAGGGACGGCCTGACCCAGGAGCAGGCTGAGCAGCGTGTGGCCGCGCAAATGCCGCTCAATGAAAAGCGTGGCTTGGCCAATCATGTTATTGAGAATTCAGGCGGCCGGGAGGACACCCACCGGCAGGTCCTGCGGCTCCACACAAAGCTAGAGGACTCTATGGACTTCCTCCTAGTCAGGGTCATTGCCATTGTTGCCACTGCAGGTTTGGGTGGGCTGCTGCTCTATGCTGCAAAGATACTTTTGTCCTAA
- the pus3 gene encoding tRNA pseudouridine(38/39) synthase translates to MSDVLIQRIKELEAELEKLRSELKESSETGDVEMSSSPSLNEDCKSDGNTGSSKKERKKAGKDRPFDFSAHPRRHVALRLAYLGWAYQGFAVQENTDNTVEARLFEALLKTRLIQDRQTSNYHRCGRTDKGVSAFSQVITIDLRSTQFCAGLGITLPENVDVSTKAASSATSELPYVKMLNRVLPQDIRVLDWAPVVEGFSARFDCQSRTYRYYFPRGSLDVVLMAEAAKRYEGTHDFRNLCKMDVGNGVLQFERTILSATVKPAQPQHASSTDQYDLFIFEIKGLAFLYHQVRCMMAVLLLIGQKLEAADIINQLLDVENNPRKPQYSMAVDYPLVLYNCHFEGLSWTQESEEGGFVLAALQQHWTQSTVKAHVLQGMIQGLEDRGAVSSNHCWLVEGSRQRNYRPLLERPCCESLESRINHFVKRGRLEREEGENGGEMIHRGKRSKHSNISSETPKQNMDSKED, encoded by the exons ATGTCAGATGTTTTAATCCAGCGGATAAAGGAGCTGGAGGCTGAGCTGGAGAAGCTCAGGTCCGAGCTGAAAGAGAGCAGTGAAACTGGAGATGTTGAAATGTCATCCAGTCCATCCCTTAATGAAGACTGTAAATCTGATGGGAACACTGGCAGCAgcaaaaaggagagaaagaaagcaggAAAAGATCGTCCTTTTGACTTCTCTGCACACCCCCGGCGCCATGTGGCTCTGCGGCTGGCTTACCTGGGGTGGGCCTATCAGGggtttgcagtccaggagaacACAGACAACACTGTGGAGGCCAGACTCTTTGAAGCCCTGCTAAAGACTCGGCTGATCCAGGACCGCCAGACTTCCAATTACCACCGCTGTGGGCGCACTGATAAAGGAGTCAGTGCTTTTTCCCAA GTCATAACCATCGACTTGCGCTCCACGCAGTTTTGTGCCGGTTTGGGCATCACACTGCCTGAAAATGTTGACGTCAGTACCAAAGCCGCTTCTTCTGCCACCTCTGAGCTTCCATACGTGAAGATGCTGAACAGAGTCCTGCCGCAGGACATCAGGGTCTTGGACTGGGCACCAGTAGTGGAGGGTTTCAGCGCACGCTTCGACTGTCAGTCCCGCACGTACCGCTACTACTTCCCCCGAGGATCTCTGGATGTGGTGCTGATGGCGGAAGCTGCTAAAAG ATATGAGGGGACTCATGACTTCAGGAACCTGTGTAAAATGGACGTGGGCAACGGTGTCCTGCAGTTCGAGAGGACCATCTTATCAGCCACAGTCAAGCCTGCGCAGCCTCAGCATGCCTCCAGCACAGACCAGTATGACCTCTTCATATTTGAGATCAAAGGATTAGCCTTCCTTTACCACCAG GTACGGTGCATGATGGCGGTGCTTCTGTTGATTGGACAGAAGCTGGAAGCCGCGGATATAATCAATCAGCTCCTGGATGTGGAGAATAACCCCAGGAAGCCCCAGTACAG CATGGCAGTAGACTACCCTTTGGTGCTGTACAACTGCCACTTTGAAGGCCTGAGCTGGACGCAGGAGAGTGAAGAGGGGGGCTTTGTCCTGGCTGCACTGCAGCAGCACTGGACCCAGAGCACGGTGAAGGCCCACGTCCTGCAGGGGATGATCCAGGGCTTGGAAGACCGAG GAGCTGTGTCCTCCAACCACTGCTGGCTGGTAGAAGGCAGCAGGCAGAGAAATTACCGGCCGCTCCTGGAGCGCCCGTGCTGCGAGAGCCTCGAGTCGAGGATAAATCATTTCGTGAAAAGAGGCAGACTGGAGCGCGAAGAAGGGGAGAATGGAGGCGAAATGATCCACAGGGGAAAAAGAtctaaacattcaaacatttcTTCAGAGACGCCAAAACAAAATATGGATTCAAAAGAAGATTAA